The Benincasa hispida cultivar B227 unplaced genomic scaffold, ASM972705v1 Contig316, whole genome shotgun sequence genome includes a region encoding these proteins:
- the LOC120069307 gene encoding transcription factor bHLH162-like, producing the protein MANNPICCPPSKLIERNGRREMKALFSTLNSLLPNQNSGEARTVPDQLEEATNYIKELQNNIERLKEKKEKLKQKQKVKGKYKMGVEEDEKRRKCKHEIEPNLLLQVKAHRVGSSVEVFLTTGISDYHFILQQIIRLLQHNGAHILNLNQSILQHRAFHKITAQVDGEGMVPEDGERICETVKNFVSQYKDGQCSLK; encoded by the exons ATGGCGAACAACCCTATCTGTTGTCCACCGTCAAAATTGATAGAGAGAAATGGAAGAAGGGAAATGAAAGCTCTATTCTCAACGCTCAATTCTCTTCTCCCCAATCAAAACTCAGGG GAAGCAAGAACGGTACCGGATCAGCTTGAAGAAGCCACAAATTACATAAAAGAATTACAGAACAACATTGAGagattgaaagaaaagaaagagaagctGAAGCAGAAGCAGAAGGTAAAGGGAAAATATAAAATGGGcgtagaagaagatgaaaaaagaagaaaatgtaaGCATGAAATAGAACCAAATCTTTTGCTGCAAGTTAAAGCTCATCGAGTGGGTTCTTCAGTGGAAGTGTTTTTGACCACTGGAATATCGGATTATCACTTTATACTTCAACAAATCATTCGCCTTCTCCAACATAATGGAGCTCACATCCTCAATCTCAATCAATCCATCTTACAACATCGGGCTTTTCACAAGATTACAGCTcag gtGGATGGAGAAGGAATGGTCCCGGAAGATGGTGAAAGGATTTGTGAGACAGTGAAGAACTTTGTTTCACAGTACAAAGATGGACAATGCAGCCTTAAATAA